The DNA sequence CCGCAAAGGGCTACGTGCCGGCGACCGCGGTGTTCTCGACGGGCTCGGACCCCGCCCGGGTGACGATCGAGGGGGACCTCACGGTCGGGGTCGACGGCGGCGCCGTCACGTTGCGCCGCGGCGCGCAGGAGCTCGAGCGCCTGGCGCCGACGATCGCCGACGGCCACACCCTGGTCGCCGAGGTGACCAGCCTCGGCGGCCATCACCTCGCGGTGATCGCGAGCTCCGCGTACGACGAGAACGAGCGCGGCCCCGCGGTCATCGCGATCTGGAAGCTCCCCACCGGGTACGGCTGCCCGGAGCGGATCCGATGCGCGCCGCACCACGCGCAGGTGCGCGCGCTGCTCGACGAGGTCTGCCGTGACGCGTTCGACGCCGGGCGCTACCAGCACGTCGCCACCGCGGTGAACGACGGTGAGCTCGTCGCCGACGACCTCCGCTACCTGTTCAACGCCTACGGCGCGTTCCACGGCTACGCGTTCAAGAAGCTCCGCTACCTCAACGACTTCTTCTACGACGCCGACGCCGCGGCCTGGCTCCCCCAGCCCTGCCTCGCGAAGGTCCGCTCGCTCGCCAGCGAGCGCGCGCTGTCAGCCGCGCAGGCCAGCATGCAGGTCCAGCTCCGCCAGCTCTGGAAGCAGGCGAGCGCCGACTGACCGAAAGGGGACGGTGTCAACGTTGACAACGTTTCGGCCGCGGCCGCCCGACGACGCTCCTGGCGGCGCGGGACACCGGCAGTTGCTGTAGCGCCGGCGCCGCCGGATCAGCGATGAGCTCCGGGTCGTCGCATGTCGACTCGACGCCGGCGCCCAGCCCACAGGGGCGCGCGAAGGTTGTCAACGTCGACACCGTCCCTCCGTCCCGCGCGCGTGCGATGGTCGGCGCGTGACCGCGCAACGTCGGCTGGCGCCCGCTGGATGTCCCCGATCCACGCAGGGCACCGTCATCCCGGTGCACCTGCTCTACCCGAGCGACGCGCCGTCGAGCCCCGTCGCGTTCGGGCCGTACGCGCTCGACCTGGCGCGCGACGCCGCGGTCGTCGGCGCGCGGCTCCCGGTCGTGGCGGTCTCCCACGGCCAGACCAGCACGCCGTGGAGCCACCGCGGGCTGGCCACGCACCTCGCGCGCGCCGGCTGCGCGGTCGTGCTGATCGAGCACCCGGGCGACTCGCGCCGCGACCCCGGCCTCGCCGGCACCGCCGCCAACCTGGCCAACCGCCCCCGCCACGTGCGCTTGGCGCTCGACGCCGCGTTCGCCGACGCGGCGCTCGGGCCGGCGCTCGCGCTCGGGCGCGTCGCGGTGATCGGCCACTCGATCGGCGGCTACACGGCGCTGGCCTGCGCCGGCGGGCGCGCGCTCGCGCTGCCCAACCAGACCGCCGACGGCGTCGCGCGTCCGGTGGCGATCGTCCCCGATCCGCGGGTGGTCGCGGTGGCGCTGCTGGCGCCGGCGCTGCCGTGGCTGATGGCGCCCGACGCGCTGGCCGACGTCCGCGCGAAGATCTACGCCCGCGCCGGCGCGCTCGACGAGCTGGCGCCGCCGTACGTCATCGAGCGGATCTTGCGCGGGCTGCCACCGGCGACGCCGCTCAACTACCGGGTGATCCCGGCTGCGGCCACTTCGGCTTCCAGTCGCCGTTCCGCCGGCGCTGGCGCAGCCGGGCTTCGCGCCGCGCACGATCCGCCCGGCTTCGACCGCGCGGCGTACCAGGCCCGGCTCGCCGACGAGCTGACCGCGTTCCTGCGGGCGGCGCTCACCGCGGCCTGACGCCCACCGCGTCGATCACTGCCGGGCGAAGCCGACGGGGCCGGAATCTCCCAGTCGCGGCTCCGCAGGCCCTCCCAGCAGTCCCCGGACATGCGCAGGCGCACGACGGGCACGCTCAGCCTTCCCAGCCACCGAGGCAGCTCGCCTTCAGCAGCCGCTGCTTCCTGTCGATCTCCAGCGTCGCCACCGCGAGCGAGCCCACGCGCCGAAGGCGGGCCCGGTCGATGAGCGTGTCCCACGCCTCGTCCAGGCTGCGCGCCTCGCCGATGAAGACCTCGTAGTCGCCGCTGTACTCGTCGAGCGACTCGACGAAGTCGCGGTCCAGGACGACCAGCCGCCCCTGCCACACGGTGACCACCACCAGCGGTACGT is a window from the Myxococcales bacterium genome containing:
- a CDS encoding alpha/beta hydrolase; protein product: MTAQRRLAPAGCPRSTQGTVIPVHLLYPSDAPSSPVAFGPYALDLARDAAVVGARLPVVAVSHGQTSTPWSHRGLATHLARAGCAVVLIEHPGDSRRDPGLAGTAANLANRPRHVRLALDAAFADAALGPALALGRVAVIGHSIGGYTALACAGGRALALPNQTADGVARPVAIVPDPRVVAVALLAPALPWLMAPDALADVRAKIYARAGALDELAPPYVIERILRGLPPATPLNYRVIPAAATSASSRRSAGAGAAGLRAAHDPPGFDRAAYQARLADELTAFLRAALTAA